The DNA region aacgaatagtATATAGTGTTATGGAACACCATTTGAGAATAATATCCTCAAGAAGTATGCAACTAAGCAACACTTATAGTAAGTGCAACTTTATGTGAATGCttttacttttcatttttaaaatgcgaAGGAGTGTATATGTCCATCCCCGTCATTCCCTTGCgggaaaaacattttgtaaTGGGCTCCTCAAACCGCTTGTATAGCCAAAGAATAATCATTAAATcggttttgtttttttttttcatgaaaagaaaaagtttcGCATAttagcaaataaaaatagcatttACATAAGCTGATTAAACTAAAAATATAGCGAATATAAAAATCAGTTGAGACAAAAAACTGTTTTtcagtttgttttttatgtacatcaATAGAcacataataaaaacaaaaacagtTAGTATCCAAATCCAGGTCTATTTTTGAAggttgaaaataaaaagggactAAATTTATGAAAGTGCAACGATTTCATAAATTAATCTTAATTTATGTGCAAAAGTTTCACATACAAACAAACATACATACTCCAgtgaatataattatgttgCTTGTGCGCgtggcacttttttttcttttgtcaAATATAAGCATACactgcaaaagaaaaaaaaaaaaattaacaaaaaagtgacacGTACGTGTGAATGCACGtctgtatgtacatacgtgcgtGAGATAGGCTGCgatataaaaatatcttcaAGGCGCAGattaaaacacaaaaaactaaataaatgaaaattcaAATAAGTATTAAACCGTGCAGgttttccccgttttgtaaaaaaaattacgcatACGGACAAAATTTCCCTAAATGCAGTACAATTAAAGTGTACTTCGCATCTGCACAGTGTATGCGAAAAGGCTTTTTAAAACATGAATATGTAATCTTTACAGGggttccttcttccttcttttaaCTTAACCATTGAtactttcacatttttattataggatacacacatatgcgtTAACACATGTTATGCTGATCAccatccccccccccccccaaaaaaaaatgccccatatataattaatcttttgaattttttgaatttaaTCCAAAGAGCGacatcaaaaagggggattcCACTAGCGGCGAACAAAATACTGAGAAATCTCTCTTCTTCTGAAATcttatttttagaaaaacCCTTTTTTGGTAGCTTTATTTGAACACTTATCTACCCTTAAGGGTTTCCCTTCCGTCATAAAGCATCTACTATTTTTAGCGGATTAAAATTGtagaaaatttcattttttaaagtattTCTTTTGACGAACGAAATCGAATGGTGGTGTGGTGTCTTATTCTTTAACTAACTACATTATACGTTAAGCCTAAtcgaacttttttttttttttttttttaccctaaagcgtttttccttttgtatCAACTTAGTTCCCCCGTCCTACATCCCTAACAACAGCCTTTCGgcaaatttatttgttctactttgctttgcttcgcttcatgtttttttttcgtatattAGTTCCTCTTTCAGCTTAGAACAGCTCTCTTACTCACCCGTTTAATTTTATTCCCCTGTACTGGATgattcatcttcttctttttcaggGAGTCCTCCAATTTGCCTCTTTAATCCAGGCTGATCTACACCCATGTTCATTTGTGTATCCACTACATTCTggtccattttgctttcctcttctttgcgctttttctcagcttccttttcctcttctttgcgctttttctcagctgcttcctcttctttgcgctttttctcagcttccttttcgtcttcttttctctttttctcagctgccttttcctcttcttttctctttttctcagctgctttttcttcttcttttctctttttctcagctgctttttcttcttcttttctctttttctcaGCCGCTTCCTGTTCCTTGCGCCTTTTCTCAGCTGCCTTttcgtcttcttttttctttttctcagctgctttttcgttttcttttctctttttctcagctgctttttcttcttcttttctctttttatcaGCCACTTCCTGTTCCTTGCGCCTTTTCTCAGCTGCCTTttcgtcttcttttttctttttctcagcTGCCTTTTcgtcttcttttctttttttctcagcCACTTCTTGTTCCTTGCGCATATTCtcagctgcttttttttcctcctcctttctttttttttgttctttttgctgctccttcttcatcttagcttcttcttttttcttcttctttaaatttttctcttccttcttcctgatttcattttctttcgctttctgtttttttgcaGCCTTTTCTaaattcttcttcatcttttcagcctttttcttttcctttttagcttttttttcttgttctttcaactttttttcaGCTTTTGCAGcttcctttttcaatttcttttcttgttttttcctcaatttttcAGCTTTggctgcttcctttttcattctctcttcatttgctttcctctttttttctgctttttctgcttcctttttcaatttctcttcatttgctttcctctttttttctgctttttctgcttcctttttcaatttatcctctttttctttcctctttttttctgctttttctgcttcctttttcaattttttctctttttctttcttcttcttttcagcctttgcttcttctttcctTAGCTTAACTTCCTGTTCTTTAATCTTTTGGGCAACTTTCAACTCTGCCTCTCTCAGCTCCTTTCCTATTTCCTTCAACTTTTGTACATCCTTTTCGTGTtccttctttattttgtctacttgctccttcttctttttttcaattttcatGAGCGCTTCATTTGCCGCAACTATACTTTGTGTGCTAGCATATTTCCCATTTAATGCCAATAATGGCATTGAAGGGTCGTGCTTTGCTATTATTCGATTGCATCTTGGCTTTAGCGCGTTCTCTAAGAAGGGATTCTTACATAAAGGGCCATTCGTAAAGGTActcttaaaaaaggaaaaaaaaaaaaaaaaacatagaaTGAAACATAGAATGAAACAGAGATTCATGAAGACATACGTTTTTGTTCTAATACGGCATTTCCATGAAAAAGACGTAGAAGAAGCAACGTGATcgaattaaaattattttgagcTGATCATTAtcacattatatatacatacatacatacatacatatacatatctatttatacatatctatttatacatatataattatatatatctatttatATACTTACATGGTTGTAGGTTTTGCATACGCATATGAATAGggtaaatacaaaaatgtttatggTAGATAGGTagcctttaattttttctttcattgtGAAAGCCCTTCTATGCGACAggacactttttttttttttatctttgaGAAACGAGAAATGCTAATTTAGTGGCTTTAATATTTTGAAAGACTTTATCTATTCGGCAAGTCTCACAATTGCTagtttcattattttttattttattttaaaagtgaaTTAAATTGGGGGAAATACGCATGTCAGTATGAAATACAGCTGGGGGGTATATATTCTTTCATACAAAacggttttctttttccctcaaaaacaaaaaaaaagtccttTTAAAATACGTCAGCAATAGTAGAACAATATTGGATgactttattatttttttttttttaaacaaatcttcactttttaaaaataaaatgatataaaataaaataaaagtaaaactTAAACTTGGTTGCAAATATCAAACAAACGAAcgtcatcaattttttataataataacctATTTAGAGTAATTCAAATTTTGTGCTactatttcttctttttattatttttccaagaaaaaatatcccgcaatgaaaaaaatatatagtcCACAACATCATAATTAGGGATACAATAATTTTGCAGAAAATACGCATTATTTTCCTAAAACGAGTTAGAcaccaaaaagaaaataatacatcCTAGATTtatttatgataattattGTGTCCTCATAGACgtaaaccttttttttttttttttttatacgcaTCATAGTGCGTTATTTCGTTATCCACATTTTGGCAGTCACTTTATTATGgctaatataaaagaaaaaattgaaatctTTTTGGCCTCAAAAAATTATCGCCTAAAGTATCGAACAAATTAAACGATTTTTCCTAAACtaaatgccttttttttttatcaaaataaatgtaaaaaatatggacTTAAACTTAACGATGTATAACAAGATTCGAAGCTAAAAATGCTTAAACATACtgtacgcattttttttttttttttgtctctcTAACAAAACTGAAGCATCATaaggtataaaaatatattttttaaaaaaattcagttcTTTTTTGACATTCCCGTCCTAAAACttgatgttaaaaaaaattatcttattttaaaaattacgacAAAGTGTCAGcctatttattttgctacaATCGTTTTGTTATATCCTAATTGCATATTGTGAGGATTTTTGGCTTCTCATTCAGCACGCGATTGCATCCGTTTATGAATTTTTGATGAGTAGGACAAAgaaacagcaaaaaaaattgcataatggtaatgaaaaaataaagcagtaAATTGCGATGCCATATTGGCACATAGTTTTCccacaaattttatttaaaaagcattTCGAATgggtataattttatgagcaGAAATGAGCTGCCCTTATCTATATCGAACCGTGATGGATAAATACCTGAATGAGATAGCGACGTTTTAGGAAAAACGCTTTCATTTTATTGCTTAATTTTGCCAATCGTAAACAATCCTAGCACTAATCGGTTATATATGTTATCTCACCGTTTTATAAATTCGCCGCAttgggaagaacaaaatttattatcaAATCGAAGGCAACGATCGCATGGACGAAGGTCTCCGCGGAACTGTAAGAAGACCGCGAAGCGGTAATCTGCATTAACGCGAATACATATACGTGTATACTTATATGTGCATACTTATATGTGCATACTTAtacgtgtgtacatatacgGGTATATCTATTGATTCGTCTATACATTTGCGTAACGGCCCCCCCTAAAGGCTATTCCGTGAGCTCTCTTTTCTgtctttaaaatttatggttcaaaaaaaaaaagggaaaaataagaaaaacgaaattgttCCCCAATTTTTCGATATATACACACTTGCGCTGCTCAAAATGCAGATTCTTTTTCCCGGTGGAATTATTTCCACTCCGTTGCCTctaacacatttttgttttcttgtTTGTTACCTCCCATTTTGACATGGATAGTAAAAGTACCCCCTTAAATCGCTCGAGCAATGCCCTAATTAACCCCTTTTAAAACGCACTAAAGGGGTAAATTTATTATCCGATATGGTGAAGACTGaactggaaaaaagaaaaaaaaaacaattcgcCTTTTCCTTCACAATGCCccaatatgtaaaaattgccGATTTAAAATAACTAATGACCTTTAACAAATTCGtgtcatttatttatttcatttctaTAAAG from Plasmodium vivax chromosome 4, whole genome shotgun sequence includes:
- a CDS encoding Nucleosomal binding protein 1, putative (encoded by transcript PVX_002510A); this translates as MKEKIKGYLSTINIFVFTLFICVCKTYNHSTFTNGPLCKNPFLENALKPRCNRIIAKHDPSMPLLALNGKYASTQSIVAANEALMKIEKKKKEQVDKIKKEHEKDVQKLKEIGKELREAELKVAQKIKEQEVKLRKEEAKAEKKKKEKEKKLKKEAEKAEKKRKEKEDKLKKEAEKAEKKRKANEEKLKKEAEKAEKKRKANEERMKKEAAKAEKLRKKQEKKLKKEAAKAEKKLKEQEKKAKKEKKKAEKMKKNLEKAAKKQKAKENEIRKKEEKNLKKKKKEEAKMKKEQQKEQKKRKEEEKKAAENMRKEQEVAEKKRKEDEKAAEKKKKEDEKAAEKRRKEQEVADKKRKEEEKAAEKKRKENEKAAEKKKKEDEKAAEKRRKEQEAAEKKRKEEEKAAEKKRKEEEKAAEKKRKEEEKAAEKKRKEDEKEAEKKRKEEEAAEKKRKEEEKEAEKKRKEEESKMDQNVVDTQMNMGVDQPGLKRQIGGLPEKEEDESSSTGE